Genomic DNA from Pigmentiphaga litoralis:
CTGCGTTCCCCCGCCGCCGGGCACGATGCCCAGGGTCACTTCGGGCAGGCCCACTTTTGCGCCGGGCGCAGCCAGCCGATAGTGGCAGGCCAACGCATGTTCCAGGCCGCCCCCCAGCGCATAGCCATGGATGGCCGCCACGACGGGCTTGGAACTGGCGTCGAGCGCAGCCGCACTGACCACCGACCCGATGGGCCGTGTCTTGCCAAACTGCCGGATGTCGGCGCCCGCAATGAAATTGCGGCCCGCGCCGATCAGCACGAAGGCTTGCACGCCATCGTCGGCATTGCCCTGCTCGAGGGCATCAATGATCCCTTCGCGCACGCCGGGGCCCAGGGCGTTCACAGGCGGGTTGTCGATGGTGATGACGCCGATGGTATCGACGACGTCGTAATGGACGATCGTTGTCTCATTCATGGTGGTCCCCGCCTCAAGAACGATTCAGCATGCGGCCGCCATCCACCAGCAGCGATACGCCGGTGACGAACGCGGCGTCATCGCAAGCCAGGAATAGCGCGGCATTGGCAACATCCCAGGCGGTACCGAGCTTGCCAAGCGGCACTTTGGCGACCCGTTCAGCCAGCACCTGTTCACGCGGCTGGTTCCAGGTGCGCGCCCGCGTATCGACTGCCATGGGGGTCGATATCAGGCCCGGCAGGACACAGTTGACGCGGATGCCATACGGCGCGTTCTGCAGCGCCAGTTGCTCGGTCAGGGCCACTACGGCGGCCTTGGTCGCCTTGTACGCGGCGTAGGGATAACGTCCAGTCGCGGCAGCAGACGAGATGTTGACAATCGCCCCGGATCGCTGCTCACGCATGATCAGCAGGGCATGTTTGCACGCAAAGGCGGTACCGCGAAGATTGATGCGGTAGATGTTGTCGAAGGCCTCTTCAGTGATCTCGGTCAGTTCGGCATCGCCGCCAGCCAGGCTGACGCCCACATTGTTGTGAAGCACATCCAGTGTGCCCCACGTCTGTTTGGCAGTCGCCATGACCGCGACCAGGTCGGCGTCGCGCGTCACGTCGGCGGCTTGCGACAGGCACTCGAACCCTTCGGCGCGGATCAGCGCGGCGGTTTCTGCCGCCGACTCGCCGTTGCGATCGACGGCAAGAACACGCGCACCCTCGCGGGCATATCGCATGGCAGCGGCTCGGCCATTGCCGAAGCCTTCTCCGGCGCCCTGGCCCGCGCCGATGACCACGGCCACCTTGCCGTCGAGCCGTTTGCCAGCAGTCCAGCCAGGACCGCGTTCAGGGGAATCTGCCATGTCGTCGTCTCGCTCGTTGGAATAATGTGTGGGGTTGCCCGCGTTGCAGGCCAGGAAGGCAGTCCCGGCCGATGCTTGGCACCGATGGGATAAATGCTAACATAGGTTCTGATAAACAGCATCGGTTCCGATGTACGGAACCGCGCAGCATTGCATGACGTATCGATTCAGAACAACTATCCAGGAGACACCGTGTCGACCTCTTCCACCCTGCTGATCGCCGGCGACTGCGGTCCCGCGCACGGCCCCGCCGATGGCTTTCCCATCGAGGGCTACACCGCGAACGTCCAGCCCGCGCTTGAGCAAGCCGACTTCCGCTTCGTCAATTGCATGCGCACCTATTCGTCGCGCGCGGTCGTCACCGAACACGCCCGTCAGGTCAATCAGGACATCGGCATGTCCGCCATCTTTACCAGCGGCCTGTTCGACGCCGTCACCCTGGCCAACAATCACAGCTATGACAGCGGCCCCGACGCGCTGGTCGATACCCGCGAACTGATGTTGTCCAAGGGCGTGCAGGTGACCGGTGCCGGTGCCAACCTGGACGAGGCGCGGCAGACTGCGATCATCGAACGCAACGGCGTCAGGGTCGGCTATCTGGGTTACACGTCGGTCGGCAAGCCGGGCAGCGAAGCGGGCCCCGACAAGCCGGGCATCGCGGTTGTCCGCGTTCACACCACCTACGAACAGCGCGGCCCCCACGAAACGGTTGGCGTCCGCACGACGGCGGACGCGGCCGACCTTGAACGTCTGGTCGAGGACATCACGGCGCTGCGCAAGCAGGTGGACGTCGTGGTGCTCGCCTACCACGCCGGGGTCATCCGTCTGCCCCGCATCATTTCCGACTATCAGGTGGAAGTCGCACACGCTGCCATCGACGCGGGCGCCGACCTGGTGGT
This window encodes:
- a CDS encoding SDR family NAD(P)-dependent oxidoreductase; this translates as MADSPERGPGWTAGKRLDGKVAVVIGAGQGAGEGFGNGRAAAMRYAREGARVLAVDRNGESAAETAALIRAEGFECLSQAADVTRDADLVAVMATAKQTWGTLDVLHNNVGVSLAGGDAELTEITEEAFDNIYRINLRGTAFACKHALLIMREQRSGAIVNISSAAATGRYPYAAYKATKAAVVALTEQLALQNAPYGIRVNCVLPGLISTPMAVDTRARTWNQPREQVLAERVAKVPLGKLGTAWDVANAALFLACDDAAFVTGVSLLVDGGRMLNRS
- a CDS encoding CapA family protein; the protein is MSTSSTLLIAGDCGPAHGPADGFPIEGYTANVQPALEQADFRFVNCMRTYSSRAVVTEHARQVNQDIGMSAIFTSGLFDAVTLANNHSYDSGPDALVDTRELMLSKGVQVTGAGANLDEARQTAIIERNGVRVGYLGYTSVGKPGSEAGPDKPGIAVVRVHTTYEQRGPHETVGVRTTADAADLERLVEDITALRKQVDVVVLAYHAGVIRLPRIISDYQVEVAHAAIDAGADLVVGHAPHIPKAIEMYKGKPIFYSIGVFAMTKPFAAPSWNEPAWRHGAVRNHADLDPAFPFMPYGEACTLSLMVKVDVTPEGVQRVAFLPMSFDTSYRPEILRHDDPRFDVIVNYLEWVSEDMPHRFTVDGDEVVVSD